The proteins below come from a single Trachemys scripta elegans isolate TJP31775 chromosome 16, CAS_Tse_1.0, whole genome shotgun sequence genomic window:
- the TESPA1 gene encoding protein TESPA1 isoform X1: protein MEAASVLSPSSWEKRRAWVRQSRCWRTTVLEEEAAVAVQDVSGLQPPHLDDVFLEGSSSSKIETWLQDCGASMEVLLEEPGLPAPYGCSSNGTSFEDDLTLGAEALLLPRNDKAAGSRTLLEKPWPGRYLHLGHSMASSAISGGTNKTTSSVSEILERWQEDAEEILYNLGFVQDEPQATARIPARFFSAPSQAKGIDFQLFLKAQVQRLEMEDPCLTLASRFQQVQALAATADAFFCLYSYVSKTPLQKISPAQVFWACPEIPNFWVVPAKAEAASPVDRLKKAISKMCLYTSPRAGSPRRASRVPSSRRSSLGRVVQEVLERVKEERFRFDQTDIEDMEGATREMPTGTFQCQHRVESSVQEPPSPELAKNVSEHLCHGGEAAPTSPGGKGELHAVPAPARLQWAPQGLPAGIVGACAEGAGSPGYQEKKGPGEAPMEMAPTKWEVSVDASCPSGGAGSDEEGSYAGSTAAPWACLIPSPGTHYTATKAMGTVGTTWFHPEPREGLKSEAGFALDLSRALSSDDAGSCIAQLPHPGGPPGKDGLEAYRGALMCPEELRTEGEGHSPHRGSSHMCGSRDVAHPQGQDTKVPGPALLSLEEVPASWVAGGGSMLHGPCWAPTLPLQEDDSFELEEVQSTSEDEGGTPEAAAWLPAPTLARHRRRFMLHAHSAHSDSSGFVEEPAPNSTLTTQLPDTACSELDRPMGGPCGTGQAV, encoded by the exons GAAGCTCCTCCAGCAAGATTGAGACCTGGCTGCAGGATTGTGG GGCGTCCATGGAGGTCCTGCTTGAGGAGCCTGGCCTGCCTGCCCCCTATG GATGCAGCAGTAACGGGACCAGCTTTGAGGACGACTTGACACTGGGAGCGGAAG CTCTGTTGTTACCTAGGAATGACAAAGCCGCGGGCAG CAGGACCCTGCTGGAGAAGCCCTGGCCAGGCCGGTACCTCCACCTCGGGCACAGCATGGCATCCAGTGCCATCTCCGGTGGCACCAACAAAACCACCTCCAG TGTCTCTGAGATCCTGGAGCGGTGGCAGGAGGATGCTGAGGAGATTCTCTACAACTTGGGCTTCGTCCAGGACGAGCCTCAGGCCACAGCCCGGATCCCGGCCCGGTTCTTCTCAGCTCCTTCCCAAGCCAAAGGCATCGATTTCCAGCTCTTCCTGAAGGCCCAGGTGCAGCGCCTGGAGATGGAAGATCCCTGCCTGACCCTGGCCA GTCGGTTCCAGCAGGTGCAGGCACTGGCTGCGACGGCGGATGCTTTCTTCTGCCTCTATTCCTATGTCTCCAAGACCCCCCTGCAGAAGATTTCGCCGGCCCAGGTTTTCTGGGCCTGCCCAGAAATCCCCAACTTCTGGGTCGTGCCCGCGAAGGCTGAGGCTGCATCTCCTGTGGACCGTCTGAAGAAAGCCATCTCCAAGATGTGCCTGTACACCTCGCCCAGAGCCGGGTCCCCGCGGAGAGCTAGCAGGGTACCCAGCTCCCGGAGGAGCAGCCTGGGCAGGGTGGTACAGGAGGTGCTGGAGAGGGTGAAGGAGGAGCGGTTCCGATTTGACCAAACAGATATAGAGGACATGGAAGGGGCAACCCGTGAGATGCCCACGGGGACATTCCAGTGCCAGCATAGAGTGGAGAGCTCCGTCCAAGAGCCACCATCACCGGAGCTGGCAAAGAATGTTTCAGAGCATCTCTGCCATGGAGGTGAGGCAGCCCCCACTTCTCCAGGAGGGAAAGGAGAGCTCCACGCAGTGCCAGCCCCAGCAAGGCTGCAATGGGCCCCACAGGGGCTACCTGCTGGCATAGTCGGGGCATGTGCAGAGGGGGCGGGTAGTCCAGGCTACCAGGAGAAGAAAGGCCCTGGAGAAGCCCCTATGGAGATGGCTCCTACCAAATGGGAGGTCTCCGTGGACGCATCCTGCCCTTCAGGGGGAGCAGGATCTGATGAGGAGGGTTCCTATGCTGGAAGCACGGCTGCACCATGGGCTTGTCTCATCCCCTCTCCTGGGACACACTACACGGCCACCAAAGCCATGGGCACTGTCGGGACAACGTGGTTCCATCCGGAGCCCAGAGAGGGGCTCAAAAGTGAGGCTGGGTTCGCCTTAGACTTGTCCAGGGCCCTGAGCAGTGATGATGCAGGCTCCTGCAtagcccagctgccccacccaGGGGGGCCTCCAGGGAAGGATGGGCTGGAGGCCTACAGAGGAGCTCTCATGTGCCCAGAGGAGCTGAGGACTGAAGGCGAAGGACACTCACCGCATAGAGGGAGCTCCCACATGTGTGGCTCCCGGGACGTGGCACATCCCCAGGGGCAGGATACCAAAGTCCCGGGGCCAGCGTTGCTCTCCCTGGAGGAGGTTCCTGCTTCGTGGGTAGCAGGCGGGGGCTCCATGCTCCATGGGCCCTGCTGGGCACCGACGCTGCCCCTCCAGGAGGATGATTCTTTTGAACTAGAAGAG GTGCAAAGCACCAGTGAGGATGAGGGTGGCACCCCCgaggcagcagcctggctgccCGCACCCACCTTGGCGAGACACCGGAGGC GTTTCATGCTCCATGCCCACAGCGCGCATTCTGACAGCAGCGGTTTTGTGGAGGAGCCGGCGCCCAACTCAACGCTCACCACCCAGCTTCCTGACACAGCCTGCTCCGAGCTCGACAGGCCAATGGGGGGCCCATGTGGCACAGGGCAGGCGGTGTAG
- the TESPA1 gene encoding protein TESPA1 isoform X2: MEAASVLSPSSWEKRRAWVRQSRCWRTTVLEEEAAVAVQDVSGLQPPHLDDVFLEGSSSSKIETWLQDCGASMEVLLEEPGLPAPYGCSSNGTSFEDDLTLGAEALLLPRNDKAAGRTLLEKPWPGRYLHLGHSMASSAISGGTNKTTSSVSEILERWQEDAEEILYNLGFVQDEPQATARIPARFFSAPSQAKGIDFQLFLKAQVQRLEMEDPCLTLASRFQQVQALAATADAFFCLYSYVSKTPLQKISPAQVFWACPEIPNFWVVPAKAEAASPVDRLKKAISKMCLYTSPRAGSPRRASRVPSSRRSSLGRVVQEVLERVKEERFRFDQTDIEDMEGATREMPTGTFQCQHRVESSVQEPPSPELAKNVSEHLCHGGEAAPTSPGGKGELHAVPAPARLQWAPQGLPAGIVGACAEGAGSPGYQEKKGPGEAPMEMAPTKWEVSVDASCPSGGAGSDEEGSYAGSTAAPWACLIPSPGTHYTATKAMGTVGTTWFHPEPREGLKSEAGFALDLSRALSSDDAGSCIAQLPHPGGPPGKDGLEAYRGALMCPEELRTEGEGHSPHRGSSHMCGSRDVAHPQGQDTKVPGPALLSLEEVPASWVAGGGSMLHGPCWAPTLPLQEDDSFELEEVQSTSEDEGGTPEAAAWLPAPTLARHRRRFMLHAHSAHSDSSGFVEEPAPNSTLTTQLPDTACSELDRPMGGPCGTGQAV, encoded by the exons GAAGCTCCTCCAGCAAGATTGAGACCTGGCTGCAGGATTGTGG GGCGTCCATGGAGGTCCTGCTTGAGGAGCCTGGCCTGCCTGCCCCCTATG GATGCAGCAGTAACGGGACCAGCTTTGAGGACGACTTGACACTGGGAGCGGAAG CTCTGTTGTTACCTAGGAATGACAAAGCCGCGGGCAG GACCCTGCTGGAGAAGCCCTGGCCAGGCCGGTACCTCCACCTCGGGCACAGCATGGCATCCAGTGCCATCTCCGGTGGCACCAACAAAACCACCTCCAG TGTCTCTGAGATCCTGGAGCGGTGGCAGGAGGATGCTGAGGAGATTCTCTACAACTTGGGCTTCGTCCAGGACGAGCCTCAGGCCACAGCCCGGATCCCGGCCCGGTTCTTCTCAGCTCCTTCCCAAGCCAAAGGCATCGATTTCCAGCTCTTCCTGAAGGCCCAGGTGCAGCGCCTGGAGATGGAAGATCCCTGCCTGACCCTGGCCA GTCGGTTCCAGCAGGTGCAGGCACTGGCTGCGACGGCGGATGCTTTCTTCTGCCTCTATTCCTATGTCTCCAAGACCCCCCTGCAGAAGATTTCGCCGGCCCAGGTTTTCTGGGCCTGCCCAGAAATCCCCAACTTCTGGGTCGTGCCCGCGAAGGCTGAGGCTGCATCTCCTGTGGACCGTCTGAAGAAAGCCATCTCCAAGATGTGCCTGTACACCTCGCCCAGAGCCGGGTCCCCGCGGAGAGCTAGCAGGGTACCCAGCTCCCGGAGGAGCAGCCTGGGCAGGGTGGTACAGGAGGTGCTGGAGAGGGTGAAGGAGGAGCGGTTCCGATTTGACCAAACAGATATAGAGGACATGGAAGGGGCAACCCGTGAGATGCCCACGGGGACATTCCAGTGCCAGCATAGAGTGGAGAGCTCCGTCCAAGAGCCACCATCACCGGAGCTGGCAAAGAATGTTTCAGAGCATCTCTGCCATGGAGGTGAGGCAGCCCCCACTTCTCCAGGAGGGAAAGGAGAGCTCCACGCAGTGCCAGCCCCAGCAAGGCTGCAATGGGCCCCACAGGGGCTACCTGCTGGCATAGTCGGGGCATGTGCAGAGGGGGCGGGTAGTCCAGGCTACCAGGAGAAGAAAGGCCCTGGAGAAGCCCCTATGGAGATGGCTCCTACCAAATGGGAGGTCTCCGTGGACGCATCCTGCCCTTCAGGGGGAGCAGGATCTGATGAGGAGGGTTCCTATGCTGGAAGCACGGCTGCACCATGGGCTTGTCTCATCCCCTCTCCTGGGACACACTACACGGCCACCAAAGCCATGGGCACTGTCGGGACAACGTGGTTCCATCCGGAGCCCAGAGAGGGGCTCAAAAGTGAGGCTGGGTTCGCCTTAGACTTGTCCAGGGCCCTGAGCAGTGATGATGCAGGCTCCTGCAtagcccagctgccccacccaGGGGGGCCTCCAGGGAAGGATGGGCTGGAGGCCTACAGAGGAGCTCTCATGTGCCCAGAGGAGCTGAGGACTGAAGGCGAAGGACACTCACCGCATAGAGGGAGCTCCCACATGTGTGGCTCCCGGGACGTGGCACATCCCCAGGGGCAGGATACCAAAGTCCCGGGGCCAGCGTTGCTCTCCCTGGAGGAGGTTCCTGCTTCGTGGGTAGCAGGCGGGGGCTCCATGCTCCATGGGCCCTGCTGGGCACCGACGCTGCCCCTCCAGGAGGATGATTCTTTTGAACTAGAAGAG GTGCAAAGCACCAGTGAGGATGAGGGTGGCACCCCCgaggcagcagcctggctgccCGCACCCACCTTGGCGAGACACCGGAGGC GTTTCATGCTCCATGCCCACAGCGCGCATTCTGACAGCAGCGGTTTTGTGGAGGAGCCGGCGCCCAACTCAACGCTCACCACCCAGCTTCCTGACACAGCCTGCTCCGAGCTCGACAGGCCAATGGGGGGCCCATGTGGCACAGGGCAGGCGGTGTAG